The nucleotide window CCGTCGAGACCGGCACCCTCGAACAGCGTGAACCACTCGCGCGCCAGCTCCGGGTCGGTGGTCAGCGGGGTGAGGTGGACGGGGGGCGCGGCGCCGGCGAGGGCCTGTTCGAGCCGGGCCCGGCGCTCTGCCTGCGACCGGTCGAGCAGGGACTCCTCGTCGAGTGCAAGCAGGTCGAAGGCCACGAACGACGCCGGCGTCGTCGCAGCCAGCATCGTCACGCGCGACGCGGCAGGATGGATCCGCTGCAGCAGCGCCTCGAAGTCCAGCCCCTTCCCGGCGGCGATCACGATCTCGCCGTCGACCGCGCAGCGGGCCGGCAACTGCGCCTTGACCGCCTCGACGACCTCCGGGAAGTAGCGCGTCAGCGGTCTTTCGTTGCGGCTGCCCAGCTCGACCTGGTCGCCGTCGCGGAAGACGATGCAGCGGAAGCCGTCCCACTTGGGTTCGTAGAGGTAATCGCCAGTTGGGACGTCCGGGACGGCTTTGGCGAGCATCGGCTTCACGGGAGGCATGACAGGGAGGTCCATGAGGAGCATCCTGCCGGGGGAGGCATGGTCGCGACGGTGCCGTCGTCAGAGCCTGGGCTGGGGGTGGCCTACGCCCGCTTCTCGACAGAGAGGCAGAGCAGCGTCGAGAACCAGCACCAGGTCAACAAGAGCGTCGCCCGGGTGCACGGCGTGCAGTCGCTGGAGCGGTTCTCAGGCGAGGCGCTGTCCAGGTCTCTGTCTGAGCGTGGAGGGCGGCAAGATCGACCCCTTCGACGAGGAGCACCAGCAGGGGGCGGACGAGAAGGCGGTCGGCGCAGCAGCCGAGATCCGCAAGCGCACTCGCCGCAGCATGAAGGCGAAGGTGATGGCCGCCACCGTC belongs to Mycobacteriales bacterium and includes:
- a CDS encoding ATP-dependent DNA ligase → MDLPVMPPVKPMLAKAVPDVPTGDYLYEPKWDGFRCIVFRDGDQVELGSRNERPLTRYFPEVVEAVKAQLPARCAVDGEIVIAAGKGLDFEALLQRIHPAASRVTMLAATTPASFVAFDLLALDEESLLDRSQAERRARLEQALAGAAPPVHLTPLTTDPELAREWFTLFEGAGLDGVIAKPAGGVYAPDKRTMLKVKHARTADCVVGGYRWHKSGPVVGSLVLGLYDDAGALQHVGVAAAFPMARRAQLVEELEPYRLPDGAEHPWLGEASSQRSPGDTASRWNRDKDMSFVPLRPELVVEVAYDHMEGARFRHTAQFRHFRPDRDPASCTYAQLDRPVRFDLGAVLTH